One window of the Notolabrus celidotus isolate fNotCel1 chromosome 23, fNotCel1.pri, whole genome shotgun sequence genome contains the following:
- the ache gene encoding acetylcholinesterase, protein MQTSILLLFSSFLLLSLLLPSCSSQSESDLTVTIRSGQVRGFRQPVLDHSYVTAFLGIPFAEPPMGKRRFRRAEPKRQWAGVYEAMEYPNACYQAVDTSYPGFHGSEMWNPNREMSEDCLYLNVWVPSSPRPHNLTVMVWIYGGGFYSGSSSLDVYDGRYLAHSETVIVVSMNYRIGAFGFLALQGSSEAPGNVGLLDQRMALQWVQDNIHSFGGNPKQVTIFGESAGGASVGYHLLSPGSRSTFTRAILQSGVPNCPWASVTPAEARRRATLLGKLVGCNGGNDTELVDCLRSKTPQELIDQEWQVLPWLALFRFSFVPVVDGEVLPDTPEAMLNSGNFKDTQVLLGVNQDEGSYFLLYGAPGFSKENESLISRENFLEGVKLSVPHANDIGLEAVVLQYTDWMDENNGQKNRDAMDDIVGDHNVICPLAHFARSYAQHSALKANAGGAGSGMNTGGNPQDGVYLYLFDHRSSNLAWPEWMGVIHGYEIEYVFGLPLEKRLNYTLEEEKLSQRMMRYWANFARTGNPNVNADGLLQNKKRWPVFTLSEQKHVGLNTEPLKIHRGLRNQMCAFWNRFLPRLLNITDNIDEAERQWKVEFHRWSSYMMHWKSQFDHYSKQERCTDL, encoded by the exons ATGCAGACCTCCATCCTCCTGCTCTTCTCCTcattcctcctcctgtctctcctcctcccctcctgctcctctcagaGTGAGTCGGACCTCACCGTCACGATTCGTAGTGGTCAGGTTCGTGGTTTCCGCCAGCCGGTGCTGGACCACAGCTACGTCACAGCCTTCCTGGGTATCCCCTTCGCCGAGCCTCCAATGGGGAAGCGGCGTTTCCGTCGTGCCGAGCCCAAGCGTCAGTGGGCGGGCGTGTACGAAGCAATGGAGTACCCCAACGCCTGCTACCAGGCAGTGGACACATCATATCCTGGTTTCCATGGCAGCGAGATGTGGAACCCCAACAGGGAGATGAGTGAGGACTGTCTGTACCTGAACGTGTGGGTGCCCTCCTCCCCCAGACCGCACAACCTCACCGTCATGGTGTGGATCTATGGCGGAG GCTTTTACAGCGGCTCCTCTTCGCTGGATGTGTACGACGGTCGGTACCTCGCTCACAGTGAGACGGTCATCGTGGTTTCCATGAACTATCGGATCGGAGCGTTTGGCTTCCTGGCCCTGCAAGGCTCCTCTGAGGCTCCTGGAAATGTGGGTCTGCTGGACCAGAGGATGGCGCTGCAGTGGGTCCAAGACAACATCCATTCTTTTGGTGGAAACCCCAAacag GTGACTATCTTCGGTGAGAGTGCAGGCGGTGCTTCAGTCGGATACCACCTCTTGTCTCCAGGCAGCCGATCAACCTTCACCCGGGCCATCCTCCAGAGCGGGGTCCCTAACTGTCCCTGGGCCTCGGTCACCCCCGCTGAGGCCCGCAGACGGGCCACGCTGCTGGGCAAACTGGTCGGCTGCAACGGAGGCAACGATACGGAGCTGGTGGACTGTCTGAGGAGCAAAACCCCCCAGGAGCTCATTGACCAGGAGTGGCAG GTCCTGCCGTGGTTGGCCCTCTTCAGGTTCTCCTTCGTCCCCGTGGTTGATGGTGAGGTTCTCCCCGACACTCCCGAGGCCATGCTGAACTCAGGAAACTTCAAAGACACTCAGGTGCTGCTGGGAGTCAACCAGGACGAAGGATCATACTTCCTTCTGTACGGAGCGCCCGGCTTCAGCAAGGAGAACGAGAGCCTCATCTCCAGAGAGAACTTCCTGGAAG gtgtGAAACTGAGCGTCCCACATGCTAACGACATCGGTCTGGAGGCCGTAGTGCTGCAGTACACCGACTGGATGGACGAGAACAACGGGCAGAAGAACCGAGACGCCATGGACGATATAGTAGGAGACCACAATGTCATCTGCCCGCTCGCTCACTTTGCTCGCTCATACGCCCAACACAGTGCCCTGAAGGCCAACGCAGGAGGAGCGGGCTCTGGGatgaacactggaggaaacCCACAGG ACGGCGTCTACCTCTACCTTTTCGACCACCGGTCATCTAACCTGGCTTGGCCCGAGTGGATGGGAGTGATCCACGGCTACGAGATCGAGTATGTGTTCGGCCTGCCGCTGGAGAAGAGACTTAACTACacgctggaggaggagaagctgagCCAGCGTATGATGAGATACTGGGCCAACTTTGCTCGCACAGG GAACCCGAATGTGAACGCAGACGGTCTTCTCCAGAATAAGAAGCGTTGGCCCGTGTTCACTCTGAGCGAGCAGAAACACGTGGGCCTGAACACTGAACCTCTGAAGATCCACAGAGGACTCAGGAACCAGATGTGTGCTTTCTGGAACCGCTTCCTGCCCCGCCTCCTCAACATCACTG ATAACATCGACGAGGCGGAGCGTCAGTGGAAGGTGGAGTTTCACCGCTGGTCCTCCTACATGATGCACTGGAAGAGCCAGTTCGATCACTACAGCAAGCAGGAGCGCTGCACCGACCTCTGa
- the si:dkey-6n21.12 gene encoding schwannomin-interacting protein 1, translating to MEGEKEQQREEKESNEAEDDRISDDDEVADNEEEEEEEDEGSEGAAMVWQEGYGEDNLGLPIMHWEALSLRIAELEKQEEEKKAKGLSPDRGRAPVSWMEERGRRGESWEDRDDACNSHVLALTSRLQTQMNLQLCFINNSESEEEEEEEEKEGESSSTRRGAALVQKSPQPAAKPEKPKSRGFRNTLRNLRDRLRTDHKTQSAARSDPAAQRRHLERSDLKKFSMKELNAHNKSLSKNIQDLSSELVGLLQVRDQLRTEQDAMLLEVQDLTSV from the exons atggagggagagaaggagcaacagagggaggagaaggagagtaACGAGGCGGAGGACGACCGGATCTCTGACGACGATGAAGTTGCTGACAacgaggaggaagaagaagaggaggatgaaggctCAGAGGGGGCAGCCATGGTGTGGCAGGAAGGCTACGGAGAGGACAATCTGGGTCTTCCCATCATGCACTGGGAGGCTCTGAGCCTGCGCATCGCAGAGCTGgagaagcaggaggaagagaagaaggcGAAG gggtTGTCTCCTGATCGGGGCCGAGCTCCTGTCAgctggatggaggagagagggaggagaggggagagctGGGAGGACCGAGACGACGCCTGCAACAGCCATGTGCTGGCTCTGACATCACG GCTGCAGACCCAGATGAACCTCCAGCTCTGCTTCATCAACAACAGTGAgagcgaggaagaggaggaggaggaggagaaggagggagagagcagcagcacacGG AGGGGGGCGGCTCTGGTCCAGAAGAGTCCTCAGCCTGCAGCCAAACCTGAGAAACCAAAGTCCAGAGGCTTCAGGAACACTCTGAGGAACCTGAGAGACCGGCTCAGGACGGACCACAAGACTCAG TCTGCAGCTCGCAGCGATCCGGCGGCTCAGAGGAGACATTTAGAGCGCAGTGACTTAAAGAAGTTCAGCATGAAGGAGCTGAACGCTCACAACAAGTCTCTCAGCAAGAACATTCAAG ACCTGAGCTCTGAGCTGGTCGGTCTCCTGCAGGTCCGGGACCAGCTGAGGACGGAGCAGGACGCCATGCTGCTGGAGGTCCAGGACCTGACCTCAgtgtga